In Papaver somniferum cultivar HN1 chromosome 9, ASM357369v1, whole genome shotgun sequence, the genomic stretch TCCCTCtacgggcatggtgatacttaatattagacccataagtcttcttaaaaaGTGACATGATCTGTCTGGGTTTTAGACTAGGATCACCCTGTATATTGTCAGCGATCAGATGCTTGACTAACATGGTTGTCACCAcaggactcttcaacctcaaaccaacaccacagctacaaaacttttttttggaataagtaatgtgcaccacaatttACACCTAATAAGATCTCAAAACAAGCACCACATATgcaaaaagaaagcacataccAATAAAGGATATGTAATTTACACCAAGAGTATGTAATCTACAAAATGTGCCACTTAAAAAGCCTACAACAAGGAATGTGTACCACAATGTACACATAAAACAAGTCTACatataaaatcctaaaaacaAGAATTCGTAATGTGGACTAATATGAACACCACTAACCTGTGAATAACATTAGAATCTTTCATCACGAACCGATAAATGTCACCATTGACAGGTccaaagtgaatcctccaaccacaATGATTTTTTGCGCACTTTGCAGTAAAACGAGTCTTGTCATTTTTTAGAATAATAATCTTGTGACCAGTAGCCATCTTGTACTTATCAACTGCAATTCTAACAGCTTTAACACCACCCGTAAATTCTCTGCCAACTTTGTCAAAAACATAAATCCATTCATTACAAATCAGAGGGTTTGCCTAGTTTGCATCATGATCTACCACCCTTACCATCTTAGGACTATCAGTTACACAAGAATTTGCAGTACTAGAACCAGAACTAGAACTACAACCAGAGTATCTGAACCAGCGTGGCGGCGGTGggtggatcaactactgttgttgatccctaaattggatcaacatatGTTGTTGATCCTCTTattttggatcaactattgttgttgatacaaaataccTAAACCAgtggtgggtgggtgggttgcGGCGGCGGAGGTGGTGATTGCATCAGTGGTGGctgcggcggcggtggtggtggtggaggtggcggtggtggtgattgCATCAGTAGTGGTGATTGTTAGTGGCAGCGGGTGGGTGGCGGCGGCGGACTGGCGGTGATTgcatcagtggtggtggtggtggcgccaGTGGTGGTGACGGAATGGTGGTGTTGGTACAATGGTGGTGGAGTGGtatggaagaaatttgttctATTTTGAAATACAAGAAAATATTATATTGTTGAGGGTAtttaggtaatctaattttaaatggataaggttattaaaaattagggatatatttattgttgtataaggatatatttgtaggatgttaaaactagGGACACATAATTAATATACCCTTTGTGAAAAGTATCCTAAGATTCTGATAGGGTCACAGGCATCTCAGAGCAGTAGTTGATACATCCTACAACTAATGTGTGGGTCTAAATGAACTTTAACACTTGTTGGGAATTCACATCTTCATTCAGCCAAATTTTGTATACTGATTTCCAAAAGTGCACCCAACACAGATGAAGAGTTACAGTAACAAAATCAAATGACACAAACAAACaatatttttaatcaaaatacagaaagagattttcaaaagtagCAGCACGCAAAACATCTCCCTTGTGATCCCAATGAAGAGCACCAAAACCACCAGAGTCCAGACTTATTTAGCATCATTTCCTCCTTCAACAGGAACCAAACCAGGTATACTCAATTCTCTGAAAAACAAAATTCACCTGCCATGTCCTCATAACTGCACCCTATTAGCCACCTTTATGTAACCGCTGGCATTATCTACTGCTGCTGGAAATATAGACTTCGCATTCAATTCTCAAAGTGTTCTTTGTTCCTCACAGCACCACATAGCTGTTAGTTGCTTCCATATTTTTTTCACAAACCATACATAGCTACCACCAAGTACAACCAACAATGCAACAAACATCCAAGTCGGATTAttaaattttcttaaaatatatgCTATCAGAGATGCTATGACCCATCCAACACCCCAAGTTCCGGCAAAAAAGCCCAAGAAGACCTGCCGTCTAAGCACCTTCACCTTTGATCTGTCTATCCAGATCTCCTTGGTAGACTTAGagtctttggcttctttaatTGAACTTTGTAAGTCGAAAGCCACACGTAGATAATGAAGCAAAGATGAATTGCAACATACAAACGCACCGATCAGAAAGCCAAATGTATGTGGTGGAGTGTCCGAGTTTGCAGCAGCAAGAACTATACTTGCTATTGCACCAGCACAGAAATATGCGTTTACAAGTTGGAAGGCATCTATAAACTTAACCTCCTTTTCTAATGCAGGAACAGTACACAGAGTCCTTGGTTCTAATTCCTACAatcataaggaaaaaaaaaattaccaccATATATTCCTTATCTCAACCCTTAAAAGTAAGCAAAATAAAGACCCGTTAAGAAAGAGCAATATATTAGACGGTTAAAAGGTTTAGTAGGTTACATGCACAATGCGGATAAAAGATCAAAAACCATAAGGAACAAGAAAAGATCAAAAACCTTTATCGAATTTTCTGGCAGCCCACATGCTTGAGTATGTACAATAACCATATGTTCCAATATGTTCTTGGGCATGCCAGTTAAACTgcaaaaata encodes the following:
- the LOC113307748 gene encoding uncharacterized protein LOC113307748, with translation MKESENVFPVLMFSTEKDISELSLTGMPKNILEHMVIVHTQACGLPENSIKELEPRTLCTVPALEKEVKFIDAFQLVNAYFCAGAIASIVLAAANSDTPPHTFGFLIGAFVCCNSSLLHYLRVAFDLQSSIKEAKDSKSTKEIWIDRSKVKVLRRQVFLGFFAGTWGVGWVIASLIAYILRKFNNPTWMFVALLVVLGGSYVWFVKKIWKQLTAMWCCEEQRTL